The proteins below come from a single Juglans regia cultivar Chandler chromosome 12, Walnut 2.0, whole genome shotgun sequence genomic window:
- the LOC109004992 gene encoding uncharacterized protein LOC109004992 has product MPLLEIATAQPALQSHLCALRAQNHIHGKLSSIPITFANDKRLSGAWICLGLSKELNFNVRHLEVRRGRFLIKAVATLETKGLVQNENGQKHCNVSQDVVNSSIPKMEPKFSSEEGESDERERLRRSRISKANKGNKPWNKGRKHSAETIQRIRERTKLAMQDPKVRMKLSNLGHAQSTETRMKIAVGVRMGWQRRREKLIVQEGCCFEWQNLIAEAAKRGFVGEEELQWGSYKILDEQLRAEWLKSVEQRKIMPRPKGSKRAPKSSEQRRKISEAISAKWADPEYRDRVCSGLAKYHGIPPGTERRSRKRLSGVTRTSRRDPTKKRASDTKNSSMGETKIQKQRLRLRRNGAPSYKDPLASSKLEMIKNIRAERAVAETKKTEAVERARLLIVEAEKAAKALEVAAMRSPIARASLMETRKLIAEAIQTIQSIETGQITSHENGGYPSAASNGITSQVEKDTSSKIEVLNQTELREVNGTPSVPREEEDFNFSKFALHDLRNKEGELLPTSFSGADSSGFSFESLMKQSCSRNHHEQTTKLEQQ; this is encoded by the exons AGATTGCTACTGCGCAGCCTGCCTTGCAAAGCCATTTATGTGCGCTCAGGGCTCAAAACCATATTCATGGTAAACTTTCATCAATTCCCATTACCTTTGCCAACGATAAAAGACTGTCCGGTGCTTGGATATGCTTGGGTCTCTCTAAAGAACTAAACTTCAATGTGAGACACTTAGAGGTGCGAAGGGGTAGATTCCTGATCAAGGCAGTCGCTACTCTTGAAACCAAGGGTTTGGTTCAGAATGAAAATGGACAGAAGCATTGCAATGTTTCACAAGATGTTGTCAATTCAAGTATTCCAAAGATGGAACCCAAGTTTTCAAGTGAAGAAGGGGAATCtgacgagagagagaggttgagaAGATCGAGAATATCCAAAGCAAATAAGGGAAACAAGCCATGGAACAAAGGCAGGAAGCACAGTGCTg AAACAATTCAACGGATCAGAGAGAGAACAAAACTTGCAATGCAGGATCCTAAG GTCAGAATGAAGTTAAGTAACCTTGGACATGCTCAGAG CACAGAGACAAGGATGAAAATTGCAGTTGGGGTACGAATGGGATGGCAAAGGCGACGTGAGAAGCTGATTGTGCAGGAAGGTTGCTGCTTTGAGTGGCAGAATCTAATTGCAGAAGCAGCTAAACGAGGCTTTGTTGGTGAGGAAGAGCTGCAGTGGGGTTCCTACAAGATCTTGGATGAACAGCTCAGGGCTGAGTGGTTAAAGAGTGTTGAACAAAGGAAGATAATGCCTAGGCCAAAAGGTAGCAAGAGAGCACCCAAGTCCTCTGAGCAAAGGAGGAAAATTTCAGAAGCTATCTCTGCAAAATGGGCCGATCCT GAGTACCGTGATCGGGTCTGCTCTGGCTTGGCTAAATATCATGGGATTCCACCTGGTACTGAAAGAAGGTCAAGGAAAAGGCTAAGTGGTGTTACAAGGACGTCTAGAAGAGACCCCACAAAAAAAAGAGCTAGTGATACAAAAAATTCTTCTATGGGTGAGACTAAAATCCAAAAACAGCGATTAAGGTTGAGGAGGAATGGTGCACCCTCATACAAAGATCCCCTGGCAAGTTCTAAGTTGGAGATGATAAAAAACATTAGAGCAGAGAGAGCAGTTGCAGAAACAAAGAAAACTGAAGCAGTTGAACGAGCAAG GCTTTTGATTGTTGAAGCTGAGAAGGCTGCCAAGGCACTTGAGGTTGCTGCAATGAGGAGCCCTATTGCTCGAGCTTCCCTGATGGAAACCAGAAAACTTATAGCTGAAGCAATTCAAACCATCCAATCCATAGAGACTGGTCAGATCACTTCTCATGAGAATGGTGGATACCCTTCAGCGGCCTCAAATGGAATAACTAGCCAGGTTGAGAAGGATACAAGTTCAAAAATTGAAGTTTTAAACCAAACAGAGCTGAGAGAAGTGAACGGGACCCCATCTGTGCCAAGGGAGGAGGAGGACTTCAACTTTAGCAAGTTCGCCCTACATGATTTAAGGAACAAGGAGGGAGAACTGCTCCCAACCAGCTTCAGCGGCGCTGACTCGTCTGGTTTTAGTTTTGAGAGTCTAATGAAGCAATCATGTTCAAGAAATCACCATGAGCAGACAACCAAATTGGAACAGCAATAG